A stretch of Pseudochaenichthys georgianus chromosome 2, fPseGeo1.2, whole genome shotgun sequence DNA encodes these proteins:
- the rtraf gene encoding RNA transcription, translation and transport factor protein, protein MFKRKLTALDYHNPGGFDCTDETQYRNCIVWLEDQKIRHYKIEERGNLRNIPSSDWPKAFHQYLQDLNCPFGGEQQPEAVDWLLGLAVRYEYGDNVDKYKNCKPLAAPTNSDKAVDPLLNLDGDSPDFKAGVTALANILKIQRHDDYLVMLKAIRILIQERLSPEAITKASNNREGIPVALEKHVLGFDTGDAVLNEAAQILRLLHIEELRELQTKINEAIVAVQAIIADPKTDHRLGKVGR, encoded by the exons ATGTTTAAGAGAAAACTGACAGCGTTAGACTATCACAACCCCGGTGGATTTGACTGCACAG ATGAGACTCAGTACAGAAACTGCATCGTGTGGCTGGAGGACCAGAAGATTCGGCATTATAAGATCGAGGAGAGAGGAAACCTGAGGAACATCCCGAGCTCAGACTGGCCCAAAGCCTTCCACCAG TACCTGCAGGACCTGAACTGTCCGTTCGGCGGTGAGCAGCAGCCGGAGGCAGTGGACTGGTTGCTGGGCCTGGCTGTAAGATACGAATATGGAGACAATG TGGACAAGTATAAGAACTGTAAGCCGCTGGCAGCCCCCACCAACAGCGACAAGGCAGTGGACCCCCTCCTCAACCTTGACG GTGATTCGCCAGATTTCAAAGCAGGAGTGACAGCTCTGGCTAACATCCTGAAGATACAGCGACATGACGACTACCTGGTGATGCTCAAG GCTATTCGTATTCTGATTCAGGAGAGACTTTCCCCAGAAGCCATCACTAAAGCCAGCAATAATAGAGAG GGTATTCCAGTAGCTTTAGAAAAGCACGTCTTGGGTTTTGACACTGGAG ATGCCGTTCTGAACGAAGCGGCTCAGATCCTGCGCCTGCTGCACATCGAGGAGCTGAGGGAGCTACAGACGAAGATCAACGAGGCCATCGTCGCCGTTCAGGCCATCATCGCCGACCCAAAGACAGACCACCGGCTGGGCAAGGTCGGCAGATGA